A window of Bradyrhizobium sp. AZCC 1719 genomic DNA:
GTGTCGTTCATGTTCGGTCAGCTCGGCACGCCCGGCATCTCGGCTACGGCCAAATACCTGAGGTCGAAAGGGGTGCCCAGCATCGCAATCATGAGCGGGTCATCCAAGTTCACGGATGTTGCCAACTACCCGCTGACCACGACAGGTCTCGTCAGCTACGACACCGAAGGAAAAATCTATGCCAAGTATCTGACGAGGGCACAGCCAAACGCCAAGTATGCCATCCTCTATCAGAACGACGATCTCGGCAAAGACTATGTCAACGCCTTCAAGGCGTTTCTCGGCAAGGATTTCGACCGAAAGGTCGTGACCGCTTCGTATGAGGTCACTGAACCGACGGTCGATTCACAGGTCGTCAATTTGAGGAGCTCCGGTGCGGAGGCTCTCGTGATCGCCGGCACACCGAAGTTCGCCGCTCAGGCCATCCGGCAAGCCGCGGTGATCGGCTGGAAGGCGACCGTAATCCTCAATTTTCCATCCAGCTCGGTCGGAGGCACGCTCGCACCGGCCGGACTCGACAAATCGGTCGGCGTGATCGTCGGCACGACCAACAAGGACATTCTGGATCCGGCATGGAAAGACGACCCGGGTATGCAGGCCTACCGGGTGTTCTTTGACAAGTATTTGCCGGGCGCCGACATCACCAATGGCAGCTATCTGACCGGCTATCAGCAAGGTATCGTGCTCGAGCAAATTCTAAAGCAATGCGGCAATGATCTGTCCCGCAAGAATATTCTTGCGCAGGCCAAAAACCTGAAGGACTTCGTCGTTCCAACTGCGCTGCCCGGCATCAAGGTCAACACCACCGACACCGAGAACATGATCTGGACGCAAATGCGATTGCAGCGGTGGGGTGGCACGAGCTGGGAAGCTTTCGGCGAAGTGCTGGACGCCAGGTCCGAGTGACCTGACCACCCGAAGCTACGAGTGCGGCAGTTCGATGCGAACTGCCCACCGTCTGGCCCGAAGCCCGATTGACGGATCACGCATCCAGGCGGTGGGCCCAGCGGCGATGGGCATCAGGGGTGGCAAAGCGCGTGCAGCGCGCGATGGGCTCAATGCAATAATTCAGGAGATCAATTTCGATGTCGACGAAGGCACTGACGTTTGCACCGAGGGAGCTTTCCATAGAGCGTCGAACCGACGGCACGCTCATATTGAGCTCGCCTATTCAGTTGGGCGAGTGCGATTGGCGCATCACAGACTTCCTTCCGACCTGGGCAAATTCTGTTCCGGATAGAATTTTTCTCGCGCAGCGCAACGCGAGGGGAGGATGGGACGAGATTACCTACAGCGAAGCATGGTCGCAGGTTCAGGCGGTCGGCCAAAGCCTGATCGATATGGGCGCAAAGCCGGCTGACAAGCTGGCGGTACTTTCAGGAAACTCGATCGAGAACGCGGTGATCTCGTTTGCAGCGATGTCAATCGGGGTAATCCTGGCGCCAATATCGCCAAACTACACGCTGATGCCCGGCGGCCTGGCTCGTCTCAAGGATATTGCGGAAACCTTGCGACCGAATTTCGTTTTCGTTCAGAGCGGACGCGACTTTTCCGCTGGCCGCTCCATTCCGGAACTGGCAGCCGCAACCTGGGTCAGCGTCGATGGCGCGAAGGACACGGTGCCTTTCCACACGCTGACCGCACGAAGCTTGAGCGACGGATTCGAGCGCGCTTCAAGTGCGGTGTCTTGCGATGCCATCGCAAAGATTCTCTTCACGTCCGGTTCGACCGGTTTCCCCAAAGGCGTGCTCAATACCCACCGCATGATGGCCAGCTCTTTGCAAATGGGGAGTCTGCTGGTGTCGCCTCAAGATGCTCCGGTCCAGGTTGAGTGGCTACCCTGGC
This region includes:
- a CDS encoding ABC transporter substrate-binding protein, with protein sequence MLMRWKTVAALALVLSGPAFAAEEPGITATEIKIGAVFPFSGPASSIGLVGRGVMAYVQSVNDRGGINGRKINYIAYDDAYSPPKAVEHVRKLVESDEVSFMFGQLGTPGISATAKYLRSKGVPSIAIMSGSSKFTDVANYPLTTTGLVSYDTEGKIYAKYLTRAQPNAKYAILYQNDDLGKDYVNAFKAFLGKDFDRKVVTASYEVTEPTVDSQVVNLRSSGAEALVIAGTPKFAAQAIRQAAVIGWKATVILNFPSSSVGGTLAPAGLDKSVGVIVGTTNKDILDPAWKDDPGMQAYRVFFDKYLPGADITNGSYLTGYQQGIVLEQILKQCGNDLSRKNILAQAKNLKDFVVPTALPGIKVNTTDTENMIWTQMRLQRWGGTSWEAFGEVLDARSE